Proteins encoded by one window of Arabidopsis thaliana chromosome 2, partial sequence:
- a CDS encoding uncharacterized protein (unknown protein; BEST Arabidopsis thaliana protein match is: unknown protein (TAIR:AT2G06645.1); Has 18 Blast hits to 18 proteins in 1 species: Archae - 0; Bacteria - 0; Metazoa - 0; Fungi - 0; Plants - 18; Viruses - 0; Other Eukaryotes - 0 (source: NCBI BLink).) codes for MFTTRKVGFVIENDRFARSICVNSDMTFYELEAAVAGEFHVDANAWITNLSYWLPKQLSIFSTSKKPPVALNSTVAPKGFLLVKDTKAHLNFCHSIEPSVGGDIQKFDGRELGESFGTAKYIQRELESVRVESQVVQFVTAPTIETNGDVDDGAGKYFSSEVEGVHVELAVVKSVSAPTTETNGEAVDADAGTPSLSTDIDGRCEEDFFANYSEDEVDQRELEALERAEAEKARVKGISLRMKKALKLVIEYAVEWCDGDTRLPGRVMRSSSGLAMG; via the exons ATGTTCACAACAAGGAAAGTGGGATTTGTGATAGAAAATGATCGATTTGCCAGGAGCATATGCGTTAATTCTGATATGACATTTTATGAGCTCGAAGCGGCTGTAGCTGGTGAGTTTCATGTCGATGCAAATGCTTGGATTACTAACTTAAGTTACTGGCTTCCAAAGCAGCTGTCAATATTTTCAACGTCTAAAAAGCCTCCAGTAGCTTTAAATAGCACTGTCGCGCCGAAAGGTTTCTTGCTTGTAAAGGATACAAAGgcacatttaaatttttgcCACTCTATTGAGCCTAGTGTTGGTGGCGACATCCAAAAATTTGATGGGCGTGAGCTTGGGGAAAGTTTTGGAACTGCCAAATACATTCAAAGGGAGCTGGAGAGCGTTCGTGTTGAGTCTCAAGTAGTTCAGTTTGTTACTGCTCCAACAATAGAGACCAATGGTGACGTAGATGATGGCGCAGGGAAATACTTTTCAAGTGAGGTGGAGGGCGTTCATGTTGAGTTGGCAGTGGTTAAGTCTGTTAGTGCCCCAACAACAGAGACAAATGGTGAAGCAGTTGATG CTGATGCAGGCACGCCATCTTTGAGTACAGACATTGATGGAAGATGCGAGGAAGATTTCTTTGCCAACTACTCTGAGGATGAGGTTGATCAGAGGGAGCTAGAGGCTTTAGAAAGAGCTGAAGCGGAAAAGGCTCGTGTTAAAGGCATTAGTCTCCG aatgaagaaggctttgaagcttgtcatcgagtatgcagtcgagtggtgtgatggtgatactcgacttccgGGTAGAGTGATGAGGTCAAGTAGTGGTCTGGCAATgggatga
- a CDS encoding uncharacterized protein (unknown protein; BEST Arabidopsis thaliana protein match is: unknown protein (TAIR:AT2G06570.1); Has 6 Blast hits to 6 proteins in 1 species: Archae - 0; Bacteria - 0; Metazoa - 0; Fungi - 0; Plants - 6; Viruses - 0; Other Eukaryotes - 0 (source: NCBI BLink).) has product MFTTSKKPPVALSSTVAPKSFLLVKETKAHLNFCHSIEPSVGGDIQKFDWRELGESFGTAKYIPRELESVRVESQVVQFVTAPTTETNGDVDDGAGKYFSSEVEGVHVELAVVKSVSAPTTETNGEAVDGAEEWLVRGIRRDDKALWTEHASDVCNDLDMAGL; this is encoded by the coding sequence ATGTTCACAACGTCTAAAAAGCCTCCAGTAGCTTTAAGTAGCACTGTCGCGCCGAAAAGTTTCTTGCTTGTAAAGGAGACAAAGgcacatttaaatttttgcCACTCTATTGAGCCCAGTGTTGGTGGGGACATCCAAAAATTTGATTGGCGTGAGCTTGGGGAAAGTTTTGGAACTGCCAAATACATTCCAAGGGAGCTGGAGAGCGTTCGTGTTGAGTCTCAAGTAGTTCAGTTTGTTACTGCTCCAACAACAGAGACCAATGGTGACGTAGATGATGGCGCAGGAAAATACTTTTCAAGTGAGGTGGAGGGCGTTCATGTTGAGTTGGCAGTGGTTAAGTCTGTTAGTGCCCCAACAACAGAGACAAATGGTGAAGCAGTTGATGGTGCAGAGGAGTGGCTTGTTCGAGGAATTAGGCGTGACGACAAAGCTCTGTGGACTGAACATGCGTCTGATGTTTGCAATGATTTAGATATGGCGGGATTATAA